The nucleotide sequence CATCAGTTTTTCGGTCGAGGTTGGTGTGCGCACCGCACGTAATGCGCTGCCCCGCGGGATTCTCGGAGGCTTGCGCAAGCTGCCGTCCCGGCGGCCTCTCGATGAAGGTGTGGTCGAACAGGCAGGTGAAGTCGTCCTCGCTCGAGACGCGCGTCCGCAACGAGACCCGGCGCTTGTCGTGCGCGCTGCAGCGGCCGCGGCCGTGAGCGGACTCCCACTCAGCGCGGGGACTCTGGGGAGGCTTGCCGATACGGCGCCGGAACTGAAAGCGCCGTGGCCGCAAGAGGCGGTCCATGATCTTCTCGTACTTCTTGGGTCTGGTCGTCAGATGATTCCCGTTGTCGAGGCGCTGGATCGCACGGGTTTGTGGGGGCGCATCCTCCCCGAATGGGGACCGGTGCGGGACCTGCCGCCGCGGGATGCGATCCACACGTGGACCGTTGACCGACACCTCGTCGAGACGGTGGCGTATGCGGTCTCGCTGAGCACGCGCGTTTCCCGGCCCGACCTGCTGCTACTCGGTGCGCTAATGCACGACCTCGGTAAGGGGCGCGGCGGCGACCACAGTGTCGTTGGAGCCGAACTTGCGATCCAGGTGGGAACGCGCATGGGTCTGCCCCAGTCGGACGTGCGGCTTCTGAGCGAGATGGTGCGGCATCATTTGCTGCTGCCGCAGACTGCCACTCGCCGCGACCTCGATGATCCCGACATTATTCATGCAGTGGTCGACATGCTCGGCGAATCGCGCGTCCTCCTCGAACTGCTTCATGCACTCGCGGAGGCCGATTCCCATGCGACTGGCCCCGGCGTGTGGGGCGAGTGGAAGGCGTCACTCATAGCGGAGCTCGTACGCCGATGTGAGCGCGTTCTCGACGGCGAAGAGTTGCCCGTGCAAGATCCGGTGCCCGAGGGTCTCCTGGAGCGATTGGAGCCGGACGAGACCGGCAAGGTGCCTTTGCGTGTCTCGCTGAAGCCCACTGACGGTCATCACATGTATGAGCTGACGATCAGCGGACCCGACGAGCCAGGGCTGTTAGCCAAGGCAGCTGGTTTGCTATCGCTGCATTCGCTGCGCGTCCACGCCGCGTCGGTGTCCGGGGTGAACGGAAGCGTCGTGAACGTATTCATGGTGTCACCGAGATTCGGCACACCGCCCGATGCAGGGTTCCTCCGTCAGGAGCTGATCCGCGCGCTGAGCGGTGGCATCGATGTGCTGAGGATGCTTGACGAGCGGCAGGATCTGGCGACGCGTGTCCTCGCGGACGAACTGGCTTCGGACCCCATCGCTGCTGGACT is from Hoyosella subflava DQS3-9A1 and encodes:
- a CDS encoding [protein-PII] uridylyltransferase, encoding MRSEPTRPKGGPVPAVSAAGAGPRPSAAPAGVSTGAADLARAKQQLLSAGTKLDSQALRDVLVDLYEVWLHTKGAELGIKPDSGFAVVAVGGLGRREMLPYSDLDLILLHDDANPRMLSTVADSLWYPLWDAHIKLDHSVRTVAQALDVAGNDMTAALGMLEARHIVGDSELSSQLLSGVRQSWRDNIKVRFDELVRQAEQRWERNGEIAHRSEPDLKSGRGGLRDIQLLNALAAAQLTDAAPGFRSGGNAGRVQAAHRRLLDIRTEQHRVAGRARDQLRAQDADEVAAALHIGDRFDLARTLSDCARTISFSVEVGVRTARNALPRGILGGLRKLPSRRPLDEGVVEQAGEVVLARDARPQRDPALVVRAAAAAAVSGLPLSAGTLGRLADTAPELKAPWPQEAVHDLLVLLGSGRQMIPVVEALDRTGLWGRILPEWGPVRDLPPRDAIHTWTVDRHLVETVAYAVSLSTRVSRPDLLLLGALMHDLGKGRGGDHSVVGAELAIQVGTRMGLPQSDVRLLSEMVRHHLLLPQTATRRDLDDPDIIHAVVDMLGESRVLLELLHALAEADSHATGPGVWGEWKASLIAELVRRCERVLDGEELPVQDPVPEGLLERLEPDETGKVPLRVSLKPTDGHHMYELTISGPDEPGLLAKAAGLLSLHSLRVHAASVSGVNGSVVNVFMVSPRFGTPPDAGFLRQELIRALSGGIDVLRMLDERQDLATRVLADELASDPIAAGLTVPGSTVLGTLPAAVPIQYPDAPPLVRWLPAAATDEGLLEIRSVDRLGLLCRVAFALEGAGADIKWAKVATMGAYVDDVFSVRFVRGAGDYGRSRADAAVRMVLPQPAPRKTGQ